From a region of the Pseudomonadaceae bacterium SI-3 genome:
- a CDS encoding sugar ABC transporter ATP-binding protein translates to MAALELCNVRKSYPGSNHDTLKDIDLKIDDGEFLILVGPSGCGKSTLMNCIAGLEEITGGEIRLDGADISGASPKDRDIAMVFQSYALYPTMTVQENIAFGLKMRKVPAAKIEEEVSRVAKLLQIEHLLSRKPSQLSGGQQQRVAMGRALARRPKIYLFDEPLSNLDAKLRVEMRTEIKLMHQRLKTTTVYVTHDQIEAMTLGDKVAVMKDGIVQQFGTPKDIYNNPANLFVASFIGSPPMNFIPLRLTRQADGWRALLESGQDRCELPLNLADGQSLEGREVILGIRPEQISVGTEADLPSLRAEVQVIEPTGPDTMIFVSLNQTKVCCRLAPDAAPNPGESLTLQFEPDKVLLFDAQTGERLGVTPGNGSSGRNGTVTRLVAR, encoded by the coding sequence ATGGCTGCACTTGAACTCTGCAACGTCCGCAAGAGCTATCCCGGAAGCAACCACGACACGCTGAAAGACATCGATTTGAAAATTGACGACGGGGAATTCCTGATCCTGGTCGGGCCGTCCGGGTGTGGGAAATCCACTCTGATGAACTGCATCGCTGGGCTGGAAGAGATTACCGGTGGGGAGATCCGTCTGGACGGAGCCGACATCAGCGGTGCCAGCCCGAAGGACCGCGACATCGCCATGGTGTTTCAGTCGTACGCGCTGTACCCGACCATGACCGTGCAGGAAAACATCGCCTTCGGTTTGAAGATGCGCAAGGTGCCGGCGGCGAAAATCGAGGAAGAAGTGTCGCGTGTCGCCAAGTTGCTGCAGATCGAACATCTGCTGAGCCGGAAACCTTCTCAGCTATCCGGCGGCCAGCAGCAGCGCGTCGCCATGGGCCGGGCACTGGCACGGCGGCCGAAGATCTACCTGTTCGACGAGCCGCTGTCGAACCTCGACGCCAAGCTGCGGGTAGAGATGCGCACCGAGATCAAGCTGATGCATCAACGGCTGAAAACCACGACGGTGTACGTCACACACGACCAGATCGAGGCAATGACCTTGGGGGACAAGGTCGCGGTGATGAAGGACGGCATTGTCCAGCAGTTCGGTACGCCGAAGGATATCTACAACAACCCCGCCAACCTGTTCGTGGCGAGCTTTATTGGATCGCCACCGATGAACTTCATCCCGCTGCGGCTGACCCGTCAGGCCGATGGTTGGCGCGCGCTGCTGGAAAGCGGTCAGGATCGCTGTGAGCTGCCGTTGAATCTGGCGGATGGGCAATCACTGGAAGGGCGAGAGGTCATCCTTGGCATCCGCCCGGAGCAGATCAGTGTGGGGACCGAAGCCGATCTGCCTTCGCTACGTGCCGAAGTTCAGGTCATCGAGCCGACAGGGCCTGACACCATGATCTTCGTCAGCCTCAACCAGACCAAGGTGTGTTGCCGGCTGGCGCCGGACGCCGCTCCGAATCCGGGTGAGAGCCTGACGCTGCAATTCGAGCCGGACAAGGTGCTGCTGTTCGATGCGCAGACAGGTGAGCGACTGGGCGTCACGCCCGGAAACGGCTCCTCGGGTCGCAACGGCACCGTGACCCGGTTGGTCGCGCGGTGA
- the zwf gene encoding glucose-6-phosphate dehydrogenase: MPAITVDATTFALFGALGDLALRKLFPALYQLDRAGLLNSDTRILALSRDKGEPATHLERIDQALRRYVPAAQLDEAVLGRFQARLGYLTMDFRNAEDYAALAEQVSPAMPLIAYFATPAAVYGSICEHLAGAGLAEQTRVVLEKPIGHDLESSRLVNDSVARFFPETRIYRIDHYLGKETVQNLIALRFANSLFETQWNQHHISHVEITVAETVGIEGRWGYFDQAGQLRDMIQNHLLQLLCLIAMDPPSDLTADSIRDEKVKVLKALAPITPERLSRQVVRGQYVGGAVGGKQVPGYLEEENSNAESSTETFVALRADICNWRWSGVPFYLRTGKRMAEKVSQIVIHFKEPPFYIFAPEQRSLISNRLIIRLQPDEGISLQVMTKEQGLDKGMHLRSGPLQLNFSETYKSSRIPDAYERLLLEVMQGNQNLFVRKDEIEYAWQWCDQLIDGWSRIGDAPKPYPAGSWGPVASIALITRDGRSWYGDL; the protein is encoded by the coding sequence ATGCCTGCTATTACTGTTGACGCGACTACCTTTGCCTTGTTCGGCGCCCTCGGTGATCTGGCGCTGCGCAAGTTGTTCCCTGCACTCTATCAGCTCGACCGAGCGGGGCTGCTCAATAGCGATACGCGCATATTGGCGCTGTCCCGCGATAAGGGAGAGCCAGCGACCCACCTCGAGCGCATCGATCAAGCGCTGCGGCGCTACGTACCGGCAGCGCAACTGGATGAGGCCGTCCTTGGCCGCTTTCAGGCGCGTCTGGGCTATCTGACCATGGACTTCCGCAACGCGGAGGACTACGCAGCGCTAGCTGAACAGGTGTCTCCGGCGATGCCACTGATTGCCTACTTCGCCACGCCTGCTGCTGTTTACGGCTCTATTTGTGAGCATCTCGCCGGTGCCGGACTGGCCGAACAAACCCGTGTGGTGCTGGAAAAACCGATTGGACACGATCTTGAGTCGTCGCGATTGGTCAACGACTCGGTTGCGCGGTTCTTCCCCGAGACGCGCATTTACCGGATTGATCATTACCTTGGCAAGGAGACCGTGCAGAATCTGATTGCACTGCGCTTCGCCAACAGTCTGTTCGAGACCCAGTGGAACCAGCACCACATCTCCCACGTCGAGATAACGGTCGCTGAGACGGTCGGGATCGAAGGGCGCTGGGGGTATTTCGACCAGGCGGGTCAGCTGCGCGACATGATCCAGAACCATCTGCTGCAGCTGCTGTGTCTGATAGCGATGGATCCGCCAAGCGATCTGACTGCCGATAGCATTCGTGACGAAAAGGTCAAGGTGCTCAAGGCGCTGGCGCCGATCACGCCAGAGCGCTTGTCTCGCCAGGTTGTGCGTGGCCAGTACGTGGGGGGAGCGGTCGGCGGAAAGCAGGTTCCAGGTTATCTGGAAGAAGAAAATTCCAACGCCGAAAGCAGCACCGAAACCTTCGTTGCACTGCGGGCCGACATCTGCAATTGGCGCTGGTCCGGTGTGCCGTTTTACCTGCGGACAGGCAAGCGGATGGCGGAAAAGGTTTCGCAGATCGTCATCCACTTCAAAGAGCCACCTTTCTATATCTTTGCGCCCGAGCAACGGTCACTGATCAGCAATCGGCTGATTATCCGCTTGCAACCGGACGAAGGGATCTCATTGCAGGTCATGACCAAAGAGCAGGGCCTGGACAAAGGCATGCATTTGCGCAGCGGCCCACTGCAGCTGAACTTCTCCGAGACCTACAAAAGCTCGCGCATTCCGGATGCTTATGAGCGGTTGTTGCTCGAGGTGATGCAGGGCAACCAGAACCTATTTGTCCGTAAGGACGAAATCGAATACGCCTGGCAATGGTGCGATCAGCTTATCGATGGGTGGTCGCGTATCGGTGACGCGCCCAAGCCCTATCCGGCGGGCTCCTGGGGACCTGTCGCCTCCATTGCATTGATTACGCGCGACGGGAGGTCTTGGTATGGCGATCTCTGA
- a CDS encoding keto-deoxy-phosphogluconate aldolase (catalyzes the formation of pyruvate and glyoxylate from 4-hydroxy-2-oxoglutarate; or pyruvate and D-glyceraldehyde 3-phosphate from 2-dehydro-3-deoxy-D-glyconate 6-phosphate): MTMDQKNALIEKICTEARILPVITIGSEEQILPLADALAAGGLTALEITLRSAHGLTAIRRLRQERPNLCVGAGTVLDKRMMDEVEAAGAQFIVSPGCTDELLQAGVNCSVPLLAGISNASDIMRGYALGYRRFKLFPAEVCGGVAAIKALGGPFADVRFCPTGGVNANNAAQYLALPNVMCVGGTWMIDGAALKSGDWEAIQQATAEALASLNNG, encoded by the coding sequence ATGACCATGGACCAGAAAAACGCGCTGATCGAGAAGATCTGTACCGAAGCTCGCATCCTGCCGGTGATCACCATCGGTAGCGAGGAGCAGATCCTGCCGCTGGCCGATGCACTCGCCGCTGGTGGGCTGACGGCCCTTGAGATCACCCTGCGGTCTGCGCATGGCCTTACCGCCATTCGTCGTCTGCGCCAGGAGCGGCCCAACCTCTGTGTCGGTGCGGGTACAGTGCTGGACAAGCGCATGATGGACGAGGTCGAGGCGGCTGGGGCCCAGTTCATCGTCTCGCCGGGCTGCACCGACGAACTGTTGCAAGCTGGCGTTAATTGCTCCGTGCCACTGCTGGCCGGTATCAGCAATGCATCCGACATCATGCGCGGCTACGCGCTTGGCTATCGGCGTTTCAAGCTGTTCCCGGCCGAAGTGTGCGGTGGAGTCGCCGCCATCAAGGCGCTGGGTGGACCTTTTGCCGATGTGCGCTTCTGCCCGACGGGTGGCGTCAATGCAAACAACGCGGCGCAGTACTTGGCGCTTCCTAATGTCATGTGTGTCGGCGGAACTTGGATGATTGATGGTGCCGCGCTCAAGAGCGGCGATTGGGAGGCCATTCAGCAAGCCACGGCTGAAGCGCTGGCCTCGTTGAACAACGGCTAA
- a CDS encoding sugar ABC transporter permease, with the protein MSSTAVFTKASPLDALQNWLPKLVLAPSMLIVLVGFYGYILWTFLLSFTNSSFMPSYKWVGLLQYERLWNNDRWWVASKNLLVFGGLFITISLAIGVLLAVLLDQRIRREGFIRTVYLYPMALSMIVTGTAWKWLLNPGLGIDKMLRDWGWEGFRFDWLVDPDRVVYCLVIAAVWQASGFVMALFLAGLRGVDQSIVRAAQIDGASLPSIYLRIILPSLRPVFFSALMILAHIAIKAFDLVAAMTAGGPGYASDLPAMFMYTHTFTRGQMGLGAASAILMLGAVMAIVVPYLYSELRNKRHD; encoded by the coding sequence ATGAGCTCAACAGCCGTTTTCACCAAGGCTTCCCCGCTGGATGCGCTGCAGAATTGGCTACCCAAGCTGGTGCTCGCACCAAGCATGCTGATCGTTCTGGTCGGCTTCTATGGCTACATCTTGTGGACCTTTCTGCTTTCGTTCACCAATTCAAGCTTCATGCCCAGCTACAAGTGGGTCGGGCTGCTGCAATACGAGCGGCTCTGGAACAACGATCGCTGGTGGGTGGCAAGCAAGAACCTGCTGGTCTTTGGCGGGCTTTTCATCACGATCAGTCTCGCGATTGGTGTGTTGTTGGCAGTCCTGCTGGACCAGCGCATTCGCCGCGAGGGCTTCATTCGCACCGTCTACCTCTACCCAATGGCGCTGTCGATGATTGTTACCGGCACGGCCTGGAAGTGGCTGCTGAACCCCGGCTTGGGTATCGACAAGATGCTGCGCGACTGGGGCTGGGAGGGCTTTCGTTTCGACTGGCTGGTAGACCCGGACCGGGTGGTCTACTGCCTGGTGATCGCCGCCGTATGGCAGGCCTCGGGTTTCGTCATGGCTCTGTTCCTTGCCGGCTTGCGTGGGGTCGATCAATCCATCGTGCGTGCCGCGCAGATCGACGGTGCCAGTCTGCCGAGCATCTACCTGCGCATCATCCTGCCTAGCCTGAGGCCGGTGTTCTTCAGTGCATTGATGATTCTTGCGCATATCGCCATCAAGGCGTTCGACCTGGTGGCGGCGATGACCGCAGGCGGCCCTGGTTATGCATCCGACCTGCCGGCGATGTTCATGTACACGCACACCTTCACTCGCGGGCAGATGGGGCTCGGCGCTGCCAGCGCCATCCTGATGCTGGGCGCAGTGATGGCAATCGTCGTGCCTTACCTGTATTCGGAACTGAGGAACAAGCGCCATGACTAG
- a CDS encoding maltoporin, translated as MKKTTRLGLAVSLVSLAMPFAAQALDFNGYVRSGIGESTASESQACFQLPGAASKFRLGNECEQYAELGLRQDLFTMDDGSVLSVEGMAALYNEYDHTPKFTGDHGFARLVQAYAEWSNVAALNNGSLWAGRRFYKRNDIHISDFYYWNQSATGAGIENVEIGGLQYSYAFSRKDSVFQENYTNRHDFNVGGFDTNPNGELQFGVSYIADPDRGDSNSGWSVTAQHEQIEFLGGSNTFAVQYGEGPGTGLGYTGDVTLDESAKSWRVVEFFDWQVTPRFGGQFQAVYQKDTRQDGGDQDWISVGVRPVYALTEEFKLVAEVGHDQIDAEAGTRKLTKFTIAPTWSPAGPEFWARPEFRLYYTYAQWNDAAQEAANLMAAGSALSETGAFGSAQHGSNFGVQVEYWWD; from the coding sequence ATGAAAAAAACGACACGCCTGGGCCTCGCTGTCTCGCTGGTCAGTCTCGCTATGCCGTTTGCTGCGCAGGCTTTGGACTTCAACGGCTATGTGCGTAGTGGTATTGGCGAATCGACTGCGAGCGAATCGCAGGCCTGCTTCCAGCTACCGGGCGCAGCATCCAAGTTCCGACTGGGCAACGAATGCGAGCAGTACGCCGAGTTGGGGCTGCGTCAGGACCTGTTCACAATGGATGACGGCTCGGTGCTGAGCGTCGAGGGTATGGCTGCGCTGTATAACGAATACGACCACACTCCGAAGTTCACCGGCGACCATGGCTTCGCGCGGTTGGTACAGGCCTACGCCGAATGGAGCAACGTTGCTGCGCTGAACAACGGGTCGTTGTGGGCCGGCCGTAGGTTTTACAAGCGGAATGACATCCACATATCCGACTTCTACTACTGGAACCAGAGTGCAACCGGTGCCGGCATCGAGAACGTCGAAATTGGAGGGTTGCAATACAGCTACGCGTTCTCGCGTAAGGACAGCGTCTTCCAGGAAAACTACACCAATCGTCACGATTTCAACGTCGGCGGCTTCGACACCAACCCCAACGGCGAGCTGCAGTTCGGCGTCAGCTACATCGCCGATCCGGACCGTGGCGACTCCAACAGTGGCTGGTCCGTGACGGCTCAGCATGAGCAGATCGAATTCCTGGGTGGCAGCAATACCTTCGCAGTGCAATACGGCGAGGGCCCAGGCACCGGGCTTGGCTACACGGGCGACGTGACCCTGGATGAGAGTGCCAAGAGCTGGCGGGTCGTGGAGTTCTTCGATTGGCAGGTGACCCCGCGTTTCGGTGGGCAATTCCAGGCTGTGTATCAGAAGGACACGCGTCAGGATGGCGGCGATCAGGATTGGATTTCGGTAGGCGTGCGCCCGGTTTATGCGTTGACCGAGGAGTTCAAGCTGGTGGCCGAGGTGGGTCACGATCAGATCGACGCTGAAGCCGGTACTCGCAAATTGACCAAGTTCACCATCGCCCCGACCTGGTCACCCGCAGGTCCTGAATTCTGGGCACGTCCCGAGTTCCGCCTGTATTACACCTACGCTCAGTGGAACGACGCTGCGCAAGAAGCCGCCAATCTCATGGCCGCTGGCAGCGCGCTGTCCGAAACGGGTGCTTTCGGCAGCGCGCAGCATGGGTCCAACTTCGGCGTCCAGGTCGAATATTGGTGGGATTGA
- a CDS encoding transcriptional regulator HexR (Represses the expression of the zwf, eda, glp and gap) has translation MDRMKNLLEQIKNRLDELNKAERKVAEVILRDPQEATRYSIAALAQAAKVSEPTVNRFCRSFGAAGYPALKIQLAQSLASGAAYVSRAVEADDGPEAYTRKIFGSAIASLDSACQAIDPQAISHAVDLMIQARQIHFFGLGASASVALDAQHKFFRFNLPVTAHSDVLMQRMLASVAHTGDLFVIISYTGRTRELVEAATIARDNGASVLGLTAAGSPLAKVSTLSLDIPLPEDTDIYMPMTSRIIQLTVLDALAAGVTLKRGVDFQPHLRKIKESLMATRYPSEES, from the coding sequence ATGGATCGCATGAAAAATCTCTTGGAACAGATAAAAAATCGGCTCGACGAGCTGAACAAGGCGGAGCGCAAAGTCGCTGAGGTGATCCTTCGCGACCCGCAGGAGGCGACGCGCTACAGCATCGCGGCACTGGCTCAGGCAGCAAAGGTCAGCGAGCCGACGGTGAATCGCTTCTGTCGCTCATTCGGGGCGGCCGGTTATCCCGCTCTGAAAATCCAGTTGGCACAGAGTCTCGCCAGTGGCGCTGCCTATGTCAGCCGGGCCGTAGAGGCCGATGACGGCCCAGAGGCCTATACGAGAAAGATCTTTGGTAGCGCCATCGCGTCGCTCGACAGTGCCTGCCAGGCGATCGACCCTCAGGCGATCAGCCATGCGGTCGACCTGATGATTCAGGCGCGTCAAATTCATTTCTTCGGTCTGGGTGCTTCCGCATCGGTCGCGCTCGACGCACAGCACAAGTTCTTCCGGTTCAACCTGCCGGTGACCGCACACAGCGATGTCCTGATGCAGCGAATGCTGGCATCGGTTGCGCATACCGGTGATCTGTTCGTGATCATTTCTTACACTGGCCGCACCCGTGAACTGGTGGAAGCTGCAACCATCGCACGGGATAACGGCGCCTCCGTTCTCGGACTAACGGCCGCCGGCTCGCCGCTGGCGAAAGTCTCCACGTTGAGCCTGGATATACCGCTGCCGGAAGACACCGATATCTACATGCCAATGACGTCTCGGATTATCCAGCTAACGGTGCTGGACGCATTGGCAGCGGGCGTGACATTGAAGCGAGGCGTGGATTTCCAACCCCATCTGCGCAAGATCAAGGAAAGCCTGATGGCGACCCGCTACCCGAGCGAAGAGAGCTGA
- a CDS encoding DUF1289 domain-containing protein has protein sequence MGDKAKNPCVSICKLKDDICIGCGRSRDEMKAWKGMKNKERKAVNEVAAERLKQLGKAKKKKK, from the coding sequence TTGGGCGACAAGGCGAAAAACCCGTGCGTCAGTATCTGCAAGCTCAAAGACGACATCTGTATCGGCTGCGGTCGCAGCCGGGACGAGATGAAAGCCTGGAAGGGGATGAAGAACAAGGAGCGCAAGGCGGTCAACGAAGTGGCCGCCGAGCGACTCAAGCAGCTAGGCAAGGCGAAGAAGAAAAAGAAGTGA
- the pgl gene encoding 6-phosphogluconolactonase yields the protein MAISELELPSDVVAHSLPGPEQLAQALADRVAGALQYAVANHDRASLVVSGGRSPIAFLEALSVRELPWAKVQVSLADERWVDPSDPESNEGLLRRHLLQYAAADAQLVGLYEAAQTLEQAAERASEKLAGFAQPIDVLVLGMGSDGHTASLFPNSPLLAKGLDENGTDFCLPMLAPVSPEQRISMTYPLLASARVQCLAIQGPAKLETLRQAMRLEPSQMPIRAFLHSPLEIYWCP from the coding sequence ATGGCGATCTCTGAACTTGAACTGCCCTCGGATGTGGTTGCGCATAGCCTGCCTGGGCCGGAACAGCTGGCGCAGGCGTTGGCTGATCGGGTTGCCGGCGCGCTGCAATACGCAGTCGCCAATCATGATCGTGCGAGCCTGGTGGTGTCGGGCGGACGGAGCCCTATAGCGTTCCTCGAAGCGCTGTCAGTGCGCGAATTGCCGTGGGCGAAGGTGCAGGTCAGCTTGGCCGACGAGCGCTGGGTCGATCCGTCAGATCCGGAAAGCAATGAGGGTTTGCTCCGCCGACACCTCCTTCAATATGCCGCAGCTGATGCGCAGCTTGTGGGCCTGTATGAAGCGGCTCAGACCCTGGAGCAAGCGGCAGAGCGGGCAAGCGAGAAGCTGGCTGGCTTCGCTCAGCCGATCGATGTGCTGGTGCTTGGAATGGGCAGTGATGGGCACACCGCATCGCTATTTCCGAACAGCCCGCTGTTGGCAAAAGGGTTGGATGAAAACGGTACTGATTTCTGTCTGCCCATGCTGGCGCCTGTCAGTCCGGAGCAGCGCATCAGCATGACCTATCCGCTGCTGGCATCCGCTCGCGTTCAATGCCTGGCGATTCAGGGCCCCGCCAAGCTGGAAACGCTGCGCCAGGCCATGCGGCTCGAACCTTCGCAGATGCCGATTCGGGCGTTTCTGCATTCTCCTTTAGAGATCTACTGGTGCCCGTGA
- a CDS encoding 23S rRNA pseudouridylate synthase B: MTEHEDTTPHIAHGEKLQKVLARIGLASRRDVENWIAAGRVKVNGSIATLGQRVDLHDAIAVDGRLLKREEAAETVRRVLIYNKPDGEICTRDDPEGRPTVFDRLPRPKEGRWINIGRLDINTTGLLLFTTDGELANRLMHPSYEMDREYAVRVRGEVDEEMIERLKTGVMLEDGPARFTDIQEAPGGEGFNHWYHCVVMEGRNREVRRLWESQGLVVSRLKRVRFGPVFMTSDLPMGRWREMSQGEVDILSEEVGLKSVALPGMKAKTKDKLDRMQRKVAKPIGRGDRRPRVLRSSHEADVAGDAGRGRGARGDKPARKPRDNDERSKPSRGTPVAERPSAVGRDRKPSPVKRGGPAATDGQRPGFGRGDRSKRP, encoded by the coding sequence ATGACCGAACACGAAGATACAACCCCGCATATTGCCCACGGCGAAAAACTGCAGAAGGTATTGGCCCGTATTGGCCTTGCCTCGCGACGCGACGTGGAAAACTGGATCGCAGCCGGCCGAGTCAAGGTCAACGGATCCATAGCGACGCTCGGACAGCGTGTCGACTTGCATGACGCGATTGCGGTCGATGGCCGCTTGCTCAAGCGCGAAGAAGCGGCCGAAACGGTCCGTCGCGTGCTCATCTACAACAAGCCCGATGGTGAAATTTGTACCCGTGACGATCCAGAAGGTCGCCCGACGGTTTTCGATCGGCTGCCGCGTCCGAAAGAGGGGCGTTGGATCAACATCGGTCGTCTCGACATCAACACGACTGGCTTGCTGTTGTTTACCACCGATGGCGAGCTTGCCAACCGTCTGATGCATCCTTCTTACGAAATGGACCGTGAGTATGCGGTGCGGGTGCGTGGCGAGGTCGACGAGGAAATGATCGAGCGCCTGAAGACGGGCGTCATGCTCGAAGATGGCCCGGCTCGTTTCACAGACATCCAGGAAGCGCCGGGTGGTGAAGGGTTCAACCACTGGTACCACTGCGTAGTGATGGAAGGTCGTAACCGAGAAGTCCGTCGTTTGTGGGAGTCTCAGGGGCTGGTGGTCAGCCGTCTAAAGCGTGTGCGCTTTGGTCCGGTGTTCATGACCTCCGACCTACCGATGGGGCGCTGGCGCGAAATGTCGCAGGGCGAAGTCGATATCCTCAGCGAAGAGGTTGGCCTCAAGTCAGTGGCGCTGCCAGGCATGAAAGCCAAGACCAAGGACAAGCTTGATCGCATGCAGCGCAAGGTGGCCAAACCAATCGGACGTGGCGACCGTCGGCCTCGTGTGTTGCGCTCTTCCCACGAAGCTGATGTGGCTGGGGACGCAGGTCGCGGCCGGGGCGCTCGCGGTGATAAACCTGCACGCAAGCCGCGCGACAATGATGAACGCAGCAAACCAAGTCGCGGTACACCCGTGGCGGAGCGGCCAAGTGCTGTCGGCCGAGATCGCAAGCCCTCACCGGTGAAGCGCGGTGGTCCGGCAGCTACTGACGGACAGCGTCCTGGTTTCGGACGTGGTGATCGCTCCAAGCGGCCATGA
- a CDS encoding sugar ABC transporter permease, whose product MTSHVGHKRLTFSRVAIYATLLLAVAMYLIPLVVMLLTSLKTPADIRTGNLLSWPEVTTIIGWVKAWDAVGGYFWNSVKITVPAVIISTLLGALNGYVLAMWRFRGSQLFFGLLLFGCFLPFQVILLPASFTLGQLGLANTTPGLVLVHLVYGLAFTTLFFRNFYVSVPDALIRAARLDGAGFFTIFARILLPMSIPTIMVCLIWQFTQIWNDFLFGVVFASGDTQPITVALNNLVNTSTGVKEYNVDMAAAMIAGLPTLLVYILAGKYFLRGLTAGAVKG is encoded by the coding sequence ATGACTAGCCATGTAGGGCACAAGCGCCTGACGTTCAGCCGAGTGGCGATCTACGCGACGCTGCTTCTGGCTGTTGCTATGTATCTCATACCGCTGGTGGTCATGCTGCTGACCAGCTTGAAGACACCGGCCGACATCCGTACCGGCAACCTGCTTTCATGGCCGGAGGTCACGACCATCATCGGTTGGGTCAAAGCGTGGGATGCGGTGGGCGGCTACTTCTGGAACTCGGTCAAGATCACCGTTCCAGCCGTCATCATTTCGACGCTGTTGGGTGCGCTGAACGGCTACGTGCTTGCCATGTGGCGCTTCCGCGGCTCGCAGCTGTTCTTCGGGCTGCTGCTGTTCGGCTGCTTCCTGCCGTTCCAGGTGATCTTGCTGCCAGCGTCGTTCACCTTGGGGCAGCTGGGATTGGCCAATACCACGCCGGGGCTGGTACTGGTGCACCTGGTCTATGGCCTGGCGTTCACCACGCTGTTCTTCCGCAATTTCTACGTGAGTGTGCCAGACGCGCTGATTCGTGCAGCACGTCTAGACGGCGCCGGCTTCTTTACGATCTTCGCGCGGATTCTGCTGCCGATGTCAATCCCAACGATCATGGTTTGCCTGATCTGGCAGTTCACTCAGATCTGGAACGACTTCCTCTTCGGCGTGGTGTTCGCCAGTGGAGATACGCAGCCGATCACCGTGGCGCTGAATAACCTGGTGAACACCAGTACAGGCGTCAAGGAATACAACGTCGATATGGCCGCGGCGATGATCGCCGGGCTGCCAACACTGCTGGTGTACATCCTCGCCGGCAAGTATTTCCTGCGTGGCCTCACGGCCGGCGCGGTCAAGGGGTAG